DNA sequence from the Streptomyces sp. MST-110588 genome:
CCCCGGCCCCACCAGCTCCGCAGTCCCACCAGGAGAACCATGTACGCGATCCGGCTCCACGCCTTCGGCCCCGCCGAGAACCTGACGTACGAGGAAACCCGGACCCCTGAACCAGGGCCCGGCCAGGTCCGTATCGCCGTCGCCGCCGCCGGCGTCCACCTCCTGGACACCGCGCTGCGCGAGGGCCTGGACAGCGGCCCGATCCCGCCGCCGGACCTCCCGACCGTCCCCGGCCGTGAGGTCGCCGGCACGGTCGAGGCGCTCGGCGAGGGCACGGACCCCAGGTGGCTGGGCCGCCGGGTGGTCGCGCATCTCGGCACGGCCCCCGGTGGCTACGCCGAGCGCGCCGTCGTGGCCGCCGGCCGGCTGCACGAGATCCCCGACGGCCGTGACGAGGCCGAGGCCGTCGCCATGATCGGCACCGGCCGTACCACCATGGGCATCCTGCTCTTCGCGGAACTCACCGCCGACGACATCGCCGTCGTCCCCGCGGCGGCGGGCGGCATCGGCTCGCTGCTCGTCCAGTACGCCAAGAACACCGGCGCCACCGTCATCGGCCTGTCCGGCGGCCCGCACAAGGCCGCCCGCGTACGGGAGCGGGGCGCCGACCTCTCCGTCGACTACAAGGACCCCGACTGGCCCACGCCGGTCCGTACGTTCCTCAAGGAGCGCGGCGCGCCCGGTGCCACCGTCGTCTTCGACTCCGTCGGCGGCGCCACCGGACGTGCCGCCGTGGATCTCCTCGCGCCCGGAGGCCGCCACCTCGTCTTCGGCTGGTCCTCCCAGGGCATCAAGGACGGCGGCCCGCTGGAATTCACCGAGGAGGAACTGGCCGGGCGCGGCATCACCTCCCTGCCGGTCCTC
Encoded proteins:
- a CDS encoding zinc-binding dehydrogenase: MYAIRLHAFGPAENLTYEETRTPEPGPGQVRIAVAAAGVHLLDTALREGLDSGPIPPPDLPTVPGREVAGTVEALGEGTDPRWLGRRVVAHLGTAPGGYAERAVVAAGRLHEIPDGRDEAEAVAMIGTGRTTMGILLFAELTADDIAVVPAAAGGIGSLLVQYAKNTGATVIGLSGGPHKAARVRERGADLSVDYKDPDWPTPVRTFLKERGAPGATVVFDSVGGATGRAAVDLLAPGGRHLVFGWSSQGIKDGGPLEFTEEELAGRGITSLPVLGPPMLARAGGEDPIRTLEDAALAEWRAGRLVPDVQRFPLAEAAAAHRALETRGTTGKVVLVP